A stretch of the Archangium violaceum genome encodes the following:
- a CDS encoding MBL fold metallo-hydrolase has protein sequence MPLRFKNLDGSGPQPFANVFKWAVGDKLAGRRRKSPDKAPMRRVEPDLAALANPPAPGEGARLTWLGHASWLVQLDGVSLLIDPVLRDTITGFIRRNVEPGVTMEKLPPIAATLVSHNHFDHLDMPTVRQVGAPVITGLSMARYFPRGAPPVTELDWWGSTKVGAVTVHFVPAQHWSRRGLKDANETLWGGFVVEGSSARVYHSGDTAYFEGFKEIGRRFPGLDAAMLPIGAYDPEWFMKKQHMNPEQAVQAYEDLGARRFLAMHWGTFKLTDEPLDEPPQRLDAEWNRRALPREPLHVLAVGESLTVRHT, from the coding sequence ATGCCGTTGCGCTTCAAGAACCTGGATGGCAGCGGCCCGCAGCCCTTCGCCAATGTCTTCAAGTGGGCCGTGGGGGACAAGCTGGCCGGCAGGCGCCGCAAGAGCCCGGACAAGGCCCCCATGCGCCGCGTGGAGCCGGACCTCGCCGCGCTGGCGAACCCGCCCGCCCCTGGCGAGGGCGCGCGCCTCACCTGGCTGGGCCACGCGAGCTGGTTGGTGCAGCTCGACGGCGTGTCGCTGCTCATCGACCCGGTGTTGCGCGACACCATCACCGGCTTCATCCGCCGCAACGTGGAGCCGGGCGTGACGATGGAGAAGCTGCCCCCCATCGCCGCCACGCTGGTGTCCCACAACCACTTCGACCACCTGGACATGCCCACCGTGCGCCAGGTGGGCGCGCCCGTCATCACCGGGTTGAGCATGGCGCGCTACTTCCCCCGAGGCGCACCGCCCGTCACCGAGCTGGACTGGTGGGGCTCCACGAAGGTGGGCGCGGTGACGGTGCACTTCGTCCCTGCCCAGCACTGGAGCCGCCGCGGCCTCAAGGACGCCAACGAGACGCTCTGGGGCGGCTTCGTGGTGGAGGGCTCCAGCGCGCGCGTCTACCACTCGGGCGACACCGCGTACTTCGAGGGCTTCAAGGAGATCGGCCGGCGCTTCCCCGGGCTGGACGCGGCGATGCTGCCCATTGGCGCCTATGATCCGGAGTGGTTCATGAAGAAGCAGCACATGAACCCCGAGCAGGCGGTGCAGGCCTATGAGGACCTCGGGGCCCGGCGCTTCCTCGCCATGCACTGGGGCACATTCAAGCTCACCGACGAGCCCCTCGACGAGCCGCCCCAGCGGCTGGACGCCGAGTGGAACCGCCGCGCACTGCCTCGCGAGCCGCTCCACGTGCTCGCCGTCGGCGAGAGCCTCACCGTCCGTCACACGTGA